The sequence below is a genomic window from Longimicrobiaceae bacterium.
CCGTGCAGGCGCGGTGTCGTTGGCCACGGTGCCCTGGCCGCGCTCCGGGGACTGGCCCGCACCCTGCGCGTCGGGGTTGCCGTTCTGGGCCTTGCTCCCCGCCTCGCACGCGGCCAGCGCGAGCCCAGCGGCAAGGGTCAGGATGGGCACGAATCTCAGCTTGCGCATGGTCATTCCGTCGCTGTCGTGATCGTCGCCGGCGGCCTGGCTGTCGGCCGCCCGGATGTGCGCACCAGCGCCAGAACCGTTCCACCGCGGGCCGATCCGCGCCGGCAACGCCGATCCTGCGGCGGCTCGCACGCACCCGCCAGGTCCACGCACACACAGCAGCCGCGCGACCTTCGTCGTTCCCGGACGATGCGGCCTCGTGGGCTGTTGGCGCGCTGCGGGCGGCCGCGTGAAAGCGTTGTACGCCGATGATCCCCCACCGATACTGTGGAAGCCGCGAGCCAGCGGTCTGCCGAGCATGTGACGGGCGGCGCAATCGCGGCGATCTACGTCCGCTTTCGCGTGGCATGCCGCGCGTGGCCCGGACCGCAGCTGCATCCCCACCCCCACCGCATGGAGACACGATGAGCACAACGGCCAGGAGCGTGAACGCGTGGATCTCGGTAGACGAGGACCACCCCGACGGCACGAGCTACACGTCACCGGAAAGCTGCTACCAGGCGATGGTGAGGTACGGGGTGTACCGGTCGCTCGACATCCTCTGCATCTGCTGGGTGCACACGCTCCCCACCGGCGCCCACACGGTGCCGCAGGGCGACGGCCGCACGATCACCGTCGGCCTCGGCCTCGGCGGGCATCATCCCGGCGGGCTCACCAGCCAGGACTACATGGATTGGGTGATCCGCGATGCGCGCAAGGTCAATCCCGGAATCAAGATCCTGGCGACGCTGGGCTTCGAGGGGCAGGAGATCGAGCGGATCTTCAACCCCGATCCCGACACGTGGCAGCAGGCGGCCGATGCCTTCGCCGCCAACCTCATGGCATACGTGGAGAGATACCGGCTGGACGGCTTCGACGTGGACTGGGAGCAGGGCCTGGCGAGCGATACCGGCCCGGCGAAGTTAGCCCTGGTCCTCAACGCCGTCCGCGCCGTCTTCGACGCACAGCCGCGCAAGTACCTCCTCACCCTCTCGCCGGACCAGCCGGACCACCTCGAACCGGCGGCGGTCAACCGCACATGCGATTTCGTGAACCTGCAGATCTACAGCGGGCACACCTGTCCGGAGGATTTCGTGAGCGCGGGGATCGACCAGCGCCTGCTGGCCTACGGGGCCAAGTTCGAGGCCGTCGACGAAGGCACGCCC
It includes:
- a CDS encoding glycosyl hydrolase family 18 protein translates to MSTTARSVNAWISVDEDHPDGTSYTSPESCYQAMVRYGVYRSLDILCICWVHTLPTGAHTVPQGDGRTITVGLGLGGHHPGGLTSQDYMDWVIRDARKVNPGIKILATLGFEGQEIERIFNPDPDTWQQAADAFAANLMAYVERYRLDGFDVDWEQGLASDTGPAKLALVLNAVRAVFDAQPRKYLLTLSPDQPDHLEPAAVNRTCDFVNLQIYSGHTCPEDFVSAGIDQRLLAYGAKFEAVDEGTPYYQTAQEAASFDWGDGCQKTRREYDVITQWRINSGNFQFEQAQQMILYQLVHGVPRPGFDDAPIAGAAGNPPITQLLVRAGDVLDAVQTLSTGTWEGMPMPYELPQHGGDGGSPHTVSIPAGDALVKISGYTGGWFGWDCVLQITLTTRKGVMFGPFGSMANSYDATPFTCAAPPGQSIVALSGSIVHVPRASGGPTDVVASLAATYA